TaagtaatttttataaaaagcCATGCtacataaataatagtataacAGGTTAACATTGAACGATAGAAGGTTTTATTAAAATCTCTCATTGAATTACTGAGAAAACAATTGATTAGAGGCAAATAAATGTATTATATCTAACAGAAATTTAACTCACCTTCGGATTGTTCATCTTGAATTTCATCATTAAACATTACTGCTGAACCTCTGGATTGGTGATGAGTAGGTCTGGATTCAGAGCTGTAgctattgtatttttttggtCCAACGAATAACTTCCGATTACGGTAAATGGTCATGAACGTGCGTGATGCTGAAGCAACGCAACATTACACTGactagttcgaatgttcttttgtcttgaaacctcggcatattctgtctgtgttttgttatagtgtgcctgaaaggtttttaaatgaagcctttatttgcctgacgtttcgcctttttcgccgtcttcagaggcctaaatagaggatgactggagcaatgctacgtttatcccgtcaagtgccacactaccctgggtcagtgtttcgataatcgttcagggtagtgaaaacagaaatccGTCTACattgacctataaccgcctgatattctgtgtgtagatcaaatcatgtATATCGTcactggtgatctacacgcagtaaaACTCATTCGCTGgcacactgagtgacaagtgcgtgcaaccagccgcgccacgtccggtggagcaaaacgtaagaccattttcaatgtagaggggtttctgttttcactaccttgaacgattatcgaagcactgacccagggtagtgtggcagttgacgggataaacgtagcattgctccactcatcctctatttaggcctctgaagacggcgaaaaagccgaaacgtcaggcaaataaaggttccatctaaaaacctcgcaggcacactataacaaaacattACACTGACTATTATTAACgaattagcattttttttttgttaaaagcaAATAATGGTAACAAagtattaataataacaaataatagttGTTCTGGCTGCCTAGTCCCTTCAGGCTCATGCAGCCAGAGTCCCATTGTAGTGTCCCGGTTCCTTTTCCGACTGCCTCGAAGTTCCCCCCTTCCTTCCTATACCCATGTCCCAGCTCACCCCCAAGGGGATTACAGATGTATTGCGAGACAAGACCGATCATAAAAGTGCTTCATCCTAATAACTAACAACATCAATACAACTGATATATGGGAATAGCACAAGATTTGTGTACATACAAGTGGAACACGCATACAATACGGGTCTTGGCATGGAAGGATAGGAGTACGGTAGTGCCGTCCTGTTGAGTGCGAACAACGAGAATTAAAAGAGTATACTTTCAATAATATCAAAGTCAATAATTCGAATTCGGGGCGCACCCCAAAATTCTGCATAATAGCTAGCGGAACGAAAGAAGGGTTGCATGCAAGACTGATGATGAAACAGTCAGCACCCAAAGCACTGAGAGCCGACTTTTATTCTGGCTGGCTTGCGCGTGAATGCTACCGTAGAGCGTTACTTGCGGCGATTTTCGTCAGCGCCTCATGGGAAATTCGTCGATAATAAGAACAAAACTTTGATAGAACATGCATCATTCTCTTACATTTGTTACCGTACTTTCCATCTTGTTGGAGACTTTGAAggtctcttaaaggcagcataccacgaatctgaggtggtacggatttcaggtggagtatccgtatacggggtcgtagattatggagaccgcagtggtcccgctcatttctccctgcatcactgcaagcagccgcctccagaatgctgtttcgtACGATGcgttctattgcagcgcgccaccgttgcacgcgtagcgtcccttactgcctatcgcgGCActtcgaattgattttcgacgaatcgcagggcggaggcggcgcaaaaggtggagcgttgcaatagatggcgtcgtacaaaacagcattctggagacgggtgtttgcagtgatgcagagagagatgagcggaactacccccgtcaccatagtctacgaccccgtatacggatactctacctgaaatccgtaccactcgagattcgtggtatactgccttcaAGCTAAATAGGAAGAATTCTTCTCTTACCTTGGGGTTTGTTCTCGCATATATCCGGAAGCGATAATGATATAGAATCACTGGGATTCCCCGTGAAATCCatagatttgttttgaacTGCAAAACTTCCTCCTAGATCCATGAGAACACCGCCGTTCATCGTAGAGCAGTCTAGTGCTTGCGTGGTGAAGGCAAAATTATTCCCgttaagaaaattaaaaccaCTTGCATTGGTGTTTTGAGCAAGCATTGGTAGAATCGATAGAAAActgaaataatattaaataaatagttaataaagtaaataaattcaagaatggaatgaaaataaaaagcaatagaaatagaataataaaataataaataaaaagcttCTCGTGAGCAAACAATTAGATATGTACTTAGTTAAGTActaatttcttatttcttgctCTTTAATGTGTAAGTTTCTTATGAGTTCCCATATTTATTTCTCCACTAATCATGCGAATTTTGCtctaagcaaaaataaaagctgCACTCACATTTCAGCACTGCCACTAGCCTCAATTTCGTTCTCATTTGCGTAGAGTACACAGTCCATGATAAAGAGTATGTTTTGAGAATCCTATTAGATGTTAgattagttaaaaaaaactgagcttCCTAAATAGTAGTTTTCAGTAGAATACAATTTACTTGCACTGGAAGTCCACTTAGATTGGCGCACTTTTCTAGGATTGCTCCTATTTCCCGAATCTCGTCCGATTTCAACTCTGTCTTCTTCTCAGCATACCATTGTGTATAATTTAACACtgttgaaatatttgtgaGACTCACTTCAGtctaaatacaaaaaaaaaactttactaaaatgttcattttcctcgttttttagcgtccagaaaatatttcaaaccaCGCTGAGGTCCTTTAGAGATCTGAGTTTGGGTGGCGTTGTTGGTTTTGTATATATGATAGAAGTAGGGAGTGTGCTgcaaggaaaatttttgagaagaaatttgaagaatcgACACAGCTTGGATTTTAGCAATGAGTGAAGATTTGGATGAGTTACGTAAAAGAAAGCTGACGAAAGTGACGACTTCGAAAATTCAGACGTAAGCCGTAAAAAGTTCCATCTAAGCTTCACTTCCACTCCTTCCACTTCAACCGTcattattatgattttttataCGAattgaaaagtagaaaagtcGCCAAAGAATTTTTTGCACCATGTGTGTATGTACCTGTCTTGTGCGGTCGAAGATGATGCTATGGAGGTTGTGCCATTTGTACTCGGAGTGGTGGTTGTTATCGGAGTTGTGCTCAGAACAGCTAGAATTTCGGATAATTTTCCAGCGTTATTATTGCTATAAGGAGTTTAGTAGTTTTAGAACATTGTGAATTTAACATTGTCTTACATGATGAAGTGGCCGGAGTGGTTGCGGTTGACGACGTTGTAGATGGAGAACCCGTCGTTGAAGTTAGTGTTGAagtaactaaaaaaataaaaaataataataaaaataaataaaaataaaaaaggtgtATTCGGTGAATGCGGTGGCGTGCACTCGAAATATTGAATTCACTTTTCCACTCACGTGTTGAAAACGGCAAAGTCGGACTGGTTACGGTGATTGGCAGCGGTGATGATGTTGATATTCCAACAGTGGTGTATGGAGTTGGAGCAGTGCTGGAAAGCGGTAGGATAGTATTAAAATACAAGGAATTTTTCGTATTATTGAACGATATAGGTATATTTTCACGGTTTTGTTTAGTTAACAGCagtaagctgaaaaaaatcaataaagtcTTTGGGCTGAACGGTGCCAACATTGCAGTACCAATATTGAGCTAGTTATGGTCGAGTCAAAGCGCCATTAAACCCAGTGCAGCTGGGTACGCGACTGCGCTCGACGCAGCGCGGTTGTGCTAGTGGTCGGGatccaggtgggaccatcgtacGCAAATACAGCTTTACACGACTACACTGATAAACCgctttcatccttccgtgGAAgtcaaattggtaccatacttgagaggacaaaaacactgagttgatatTGCTcctgttcgactgtccttgaatcttggcatgttgaatacgcagctttttttaaattgatttgcttgaggtATGGctaagattggtattgatgtTTATTAActgctaacgtttcggcgttttcgcctttgtcagagcctggaaaaatcatagCTATTAGTGATTTAATTTCTAAAGCGTCttatcacctacagaaagcatccaaacgatagacaaactcaaacagcaacacattgtaCCTCGTTAGCTAGAcgtggtaacgcaacagaccaccacgtaccacaacagTAACAATAGTTGTGGGAAATTCTCGTCgttaacattttctttttttggaagataGAAGAAGAGTTCCcagaaaacttatttttaaaataagctCACCACTCTTTCCAGATGAGAACCTCATTTTTGGAACACTGATCCATGTGACCATGGCAAATGCAGATATCAAACACATCTTCTGTCCTATAGCGACATTTCACGTTATCCGTCGGTTGAGAGCACTGGCGATAATAGAATAGCGGTTTTTTTGCGGAAGCATCAGAGAATTCTATCACGTTTTCTTCATCCCCTTCCATCGTGATCTTGAATGTTAATCCTTTTGGTATCACTCTTATACATGACTCACGTGGGCAtctgaattatttttcttcaacagtaGATCGATTCTTCAAACATGGACTAAAATGgagctttttttgtaaagacTTCTGGTACTATGGTGAAAATAGCTAAGTAATCAAGTTTGCCTGATACACTACTGATCTTTGATAGATTACATTTGAAATTAGTAATTGCGCAGTATGCGTTCTATCCGATAAAACAAGATTTAGCTTAGGattcctttcaaattgtggagaaatgagaaaaaattggaaaatttaagCTTTGAGACAGGGCAACCAAAGATCAACATCATCACATCTCGTTCCTATGTTCACCAACTTGGAATATCCTGGAAATCACGTACGAATTccatgtattattatttttaattgcttTAAATTTAGCGTTGTTGTTAGGAAAAGCCGTGCTATTCCTACTCATAGCAATGCTTTACTTCTCAGCGAAAAATCGAGACAAAAGCTAAGGAAAAAAGACCATAAGCGATGGAGTAGATGTCAAAGGCAGGACAAAGgctaaaattaagaaaaaaaaacttgcttaaaagcaaaattcaaaaaactcgggttgaaaataaaaatgagtcaaatgaagagaaataaattgttGAATGTTTCTCTACGAATACATGTAAATTGTCTGAAAATCGTTCTCTCCATTCCCTCTGGTGCACACCTATGTATGACTCATTTTGATCACCGATTTTATTGGAATAATTggaattttgttattatttaagaATGTAGTATAAACATTCAATGTCAAACGTACCTCTGTTTGTTAATGAGTACTTCTTGATAATGCGGTACAGAGTATATAATATTTAAAGTCAGCTTGAGCACTGATTCATTTGCTTCTACTATAGCCATTATAGATGCTGTTGTTTGTGTGTTGAAACCATGATAGAAAATAGTATAATTGTTGTAGTAAATGCCGTGAACTggatagaaatcaaaaaatatgatGAACAGTAGGAAACGATATATTGGAGCGAACatcgtctgaaaaaaaaaattctcctcgAATTTCTGGTGCATCTGTTTTTCCGAATTTCTGCTAATCTATTTATTCCAgtcatattttctttaaaaaagtactTACCTTTAGTAGGACTTCTGCTTGTGAAGATTTCTGGAGAGTTTCTTTAGCAATCCTTTTTTATCTATGATTTTCTTGGCGAGATTAGGGTTACTTTCCTACTCTTTAAATATGCAGACTAAGTGTTGGTTCAAAGTAAGAAAATGCCATCATTAAGTAGTTTGTGCCAGAATATctcaacaaaaactttcaCAAACAATGGTTCTCGTGCTGAAGATCTGATAAGGAGATTAAAGGAGATCGCTACTGGAGTTAATGTGCTGAAGTATCAAGTAGGAGCGGGTGTAGAGCAATCGATAAGAGTATCCGCTGTGGCCGCAACACGATCAATCGGAGATTCgaccctccggagtcgataaattggtgccagacttatctgggaggataataTCACTGACTTAACACACCCGCTAACCCttcaagtcactgtatagaccggttacacgttcgtaaacctcaaatgattatgagttgaaataaacatggttgcgcatcccaagcggattgattaacaccagacacttaTCCTTTAAGTATCAAAGAAAACTTGGAACAAGTGTTTCATTAGGCTGGAGAGAAAGTGTTGTCACCCATT
This is a stretch of genomic DNA from Necator americanus strain Aroian chromosome II, whole genome shotgun sequence. It encodes these proteins:
- a CDS encoding hypothetical protein (NECATOR_CHRII.G8124.T2); the encoded protein is MDHVRVVKDPTLISSNKIFAKLFLIRAKKEKLKDGFPETLQKSSQAEVLLKTMFAPIYRFLLFIIFFDFYPVHGIYYNNYTIFYHGFNTQTTASIMAIVEANESVLKLTLNIIYSVPHYQEVLINKQRCPRESCIRVIPKGLTFKITMEGDEENVIEFSDASAKKPLFYYRQCSQPTDNVKCRYRTEDVFDICICHGHMDQCSKNEVLIWKECTAPTPYTTVGISTSSPLPITVTSPTLPFSTLTSTLTSTTGSPSTTSSTATTPATSSSVLSTTPITTTTPSTNGTTSIASSSTAQDSTLPTSIIYTKPTTPPKLRSLKDLSVTEVSLTNISTVLNYTQWYAEKKTELKSDEIREIGAILEKCANLSGLPVQDSQNILFIMDCVLYANENEIEASGSAEIFLSILPMLAQNTNASGFNFLNGNNFAFTTQALDCSTMNGGVLMDLGGSFAVQNKSMDFTGNPSDSISLSLPDICENKPQASRTFMTIYRNRKLFVGPKKYNSYSSESRPTHHQSRGSAVMFNDEIQDEQSEDPQQSTSPPSPCSRQIALTNQSPVMSATVLDNAEVIPQLSSQKAMAILKFDIAGIRKPLHGQFRVTWWDGRLREWSTNDQCKTNVKGNAIVAQCEHLTDFTVVVDFALNDPIVCERSLIRLGHIANMLSIVSLAALVSINLCSYWSTMEGSHIICYLRGYAPPQKDFVSLAHEISLLFFYLIFALLSEQKTSDKECGQVAFVSYTLLMSSVLLTMFQGFRLISVFYTTSTYLKQSIFSLTAVSASLLIPFLVSALLFAMTDFFYRDDHFCWVRPDYILYAVIIPTSILIMNAIFCTTMVCNRLFFRRKLSTAVRHRDNHIVSKIVAVLLMQVSLGVPWVLQYPTLCSPIATPWHYIFTIVMGSQGTLLALLFFYKRRQSMALYRPSQRGTLLNMKEQFSSLDSSGSTKEEKELSLD
- a CDS encoding hypothetical protein (NECATOR_CHRII.G8124.T1), coding for MFAPIYRFLLFIIFFDFYPVHGIYYNNYTIFYHGFNTQTTASIMAIVEANESVLKLTLNIIYSVPHYQEVLINKQRCPRESCIRVIPKGLTFKITMEGDEENVIEFSDASAKKPLFYYRQCSQPTDNVKCRYRTEDVFDICICHGHMDQCSKNEVLIWKECTAPTPYTTVGISTSSPLPITVTSPTLPFSTLTSTLTSTTGSPSTTSSTATTPATSSSVLSTTPITTTTPSTNGTTSIASSSTAQDSTLPTSIIYTKPTTPPKLRSLKDLSVTEVSLTNISTVLNYTQWYAEKKTELKSDEIREIGAILEKCANLSGLPVQDSQNILFIMDCVLYANENEIEASGSAEIFLSILPMLAQNTNASGFNFLNGNNFAFTTQALDCSTMNGGVLMDLGGSFAVQNKSMDFTGNPSDSISLSLPDICENKPQASRTFMTIYRNRKLFVGPKKYNSYSSESRPTHHQSRGSAVMFNDEIQDEQSEDPQQSTSPPSPCSRQIALTNQSPVMSATVLDNAEVIPQLSSQKAMAILKFDIAGIRKPLHGQFRVTWWDGRLREWSTNDQCKTNVKGNAIVAQCEHLTDFTVVVDFALNDPIVCERSLIRLGHIANMLSIVSLAALVSINLCSYWSTMEGSHIICYLRGYAPPQKDFVSLAHEISLLFFYLIFALLSEQKTSDKECGQVAFVSYTLLMSSVLLTMFQGFRLISVFYTTSTYLKQSIFSLTAVSASLLIPFLVSALLFAMTDFFYRDDHFCWVRPDYILYAVIIPTSILIMNAIFCTTMVCNRLFFRRKLSTAVRHRDNHIVSKIVAVLLMQVSLGVPWVLQYPTLCSPIATPWHYIFTIVMGSQGTLLALLFFYKRRQSMALYRPSQRGTLLNMKEQFSSLDSSGSTKEEKELSLD